A genome region from Trichoderma asperellum chromosome 7, complete sequence includes the following:
- a CDS encoding uncharacterized protein (EggNog:ENOG41), with protein MSKKTTSAALYPNAKVAAEVTAYSALSSTALPKHLVDYHAWVDENRPQDAAYMVSNLQAQSLIFFARAFGAKRILEIGSYVGYSALVWAHAVGEDGKVTGLEFSEEYAKIANGTFEKHGVKNVNIIVGDALQTLSTLNPEEPYDLIFIDAQKSGYPSYLRDILAGSQPGSTNRLLRPGGIIIADNVLRRGLVADGSEDNPNWQLQRHVVHAEEDLAALREFNKALANHERLEALLLPVFDGVGFARLLD; from the exons ATGTCCAAGAAAACGACCTCTGCAGCTCTGTATCCCAATGCCAAGGTGGCCGCTGAAGTGACGGCATACTCAGCGTTGAGTTCAACTGCATTGCCAAAACACCTCGTTGACTACCATGCTTGGGTAGATGAAAACCGTCCGCAAGACGCGGCTTACATGGTCTCGAATTTGCAGGCACAAAgtctcatcttctttgcccGAGCCTTTGGTGCTAAACGAATTCTCGAAATCGGCTCCTATGTTGGCTACTCTGCGCTTGTATGGGCGCATGCCGTTGGCGAAGATGGCAAAGTGACCGGTCTTGAATTTTCAGAGGAATATGCAAAGATCGCCAATGGCACTTTCGAGAAGCATGGGGTGAAGAATGTGAACATCATCGTCGGGGATGCACTTCAAAC GCTATCAACTCTCAATCCCGAGGAGCCATATGATTTGATCTTCATTGATGCCCAGAAATCAGGCTATCCAAGCTATCTGAGGGATATTCTGGCTGGGTCTCAGCCTGGCTCAACTAATCGGCTCCTTCGCCCAGGCGGCATCATCATTGCTGATAATGTCCTTCGACGCGGACTGGTTGCCGATGGGAGCGAGGATAATCCGAACTGGCAACTGCAACGACATGTTGTGCACGCAGAAGAagatcttgctgctctccGTGAATTCAACAAGGCCTTAGCAAACCATGAACGGTTGGAGGCACTCTTGCTGCCAGTATTTGACGGTGTCGGTTTTGCGAGACTGCTTGATTGA